Genomic window (Gopherus evgoodei ecotype Sinaloan lineage unplaced genomic scaffold, rGopEvg1_v1.p scaffold_71_arrow_ctg1, whole genome shotgun sequence):
actcccgacccccagcccctgctagcccagccctgcccccccagctctgccggtgcccctcactcccgacccgcagcccctgccagcccagccctgcccccccccagctctgccggtgcccctcactaccgacccgcagcccctgccagcccggccctgcctcccaggTGACTGGTGCGCAGACCCCAAATGCTGGGCCCCCCACGGTGTGTTTGGGGTCCCAGACACTAgcgtggggggcagggccaggtgaAGTTGGGGTTCTGGGGTCACTTGTTCCCTCCGGCTCCTGCAGGGGGCGCAGTCTCATCTCAAGATCTCCGAAGCTGAAGACCCTGGAGCAGAGGGGGGGACCCCCGGGGAATTTACATTCAGCGCTGACCCCTCCCTGGAGGACATGTGAGttacccccccagccctgccggtgcccctcactcccgacctgcagcccccgccagcccagccctgccccccccagccctgccggtgcccctcactcccgacctgcagcccccgccagcccagccctgcccccccccagccctgccggtgcccctcactcccgacctgcagcccccgccagcccagccctgcccccccagctcttccggtgcccctcactcccgacctgcagcccctgccagcccagccctgccggtgcccctcactcccgacctgcagcccctgccagcccagccctgccggtgcccctcactcccgacctgcagcccctgccagcccagccctgccggtgcccctcattcccgacccgcagcccccccagcccagccctgggctccccccagctctgccagtgcccctcactcccgacccgcagcccccccagcccagcccggcccccccagctctgccagtgcccctcactcccgacccgcagccccctcccagaccagccctgcccccccagccctgccggtgcccctcactcccgacctgcagcccctgccagcccagccctgccccctccacccccagccctgccggtgcccctcactcccgacccgcagcccccccagcccagccctgggctccccccagctctgccagtgcccctcattcccgacccgcagcccccccagcccagcccggcccccccagctctgccagtgcccctcattcccgacccgcagcccccccagcccagccctgtccccccagccctgccggtgcccctcactcccgacccgcagcccagCTGCTCACACTTTTCTGACCCCCCCCTTCTCTTTGTCCAGCCGGCGGCTCCAGGCCGAGTTCGTGGCCGAGCGGGGGTGGGGCCGGTTCCACCAGCCCCGAAAACTGCTCCTGGCGCTGGTGGGCGAAGTGGGGGAAGTGGCCGAGCTCTTGTGAGTGTgcggaggggggggggctggagggacagacctgacccccccccacagacACCCCAGGGGCAGGCTGAGCCCGGGGCACTTGTGACACTGtccggggtgggggctggggggtttgaACAGTGTCGCCGCCTAGTGGCTGCACCCGACAATTCCAggcacctggggtgggggggtgtcccaGCGCCCCCCCTGCCCTGGGTCAGGGGTGGGTCTGTCCGtcccgccgcccccccccccgcccgctctGGGTCAGGGTGGGTCTGTCAGTGTCCCGgtgcccccctgccctgggtcaGGGGTGGGTCTGTTGGTGTCCCAGCGCCCTCCCCGCCCTGGGTCGGGGTCTGTCCGtcccgctgcccccccccgcccgctcTTGGTCGGGGGTGGGTCTGTTGGTGTCCCGgtgcccccctgccctgggtcGGGGGTGGGTCTGTTGGTGTCCCGGCGCCCCCCCGCCCTGGGTCGGTGGGTCTGTCTGTcccgctgccccccccgcccGCTCTGGGTCAGGGTGGGTCTGTCGGTGTCCCGGcgcccccctgccctgggtcGGGGTCTGTTGGTGTCCCAGCGCCCCCCCGCCCTAGGTCGGGGGTGGGTCTGTCAGTGTCCCGGTGCCCCCCCGCCCTGGGTCGGGGGTGGGTCTGTTGGTGTCCCGgtgcccccctgccctgggtcGGGGGTGGGTCTGTTGGTGTCCCGgtgcccccctgccctgggtcGGGGGTGGGTCTGTTGGTGTCCCGGCGCCCCCCCGCCCTGGGTCGGTGGGTCTGTCTGtcccgctgcccccccccgcctgctCTGGGTCAGGGTGGGTCTGTTGGTGTCCCGGCGCCCCCCCGCCCTGGGTCGGGGTGTGTCCGTCCCGGCGCCCCCCTGTCCTAGGTCGGGGGTGGGTCTGTTGGTGTCCcggtgcccccccccgccctgggtCGGGGGTGGGTCTGTTGGTGTCCCGGCGCCCCCCCGCCCTGGGTCGGGGGTGGGTCTGCTGGTGTCCCGGCGcccccccctgccctgggtcGGGGTCTGCTGGTGTCCCGGCGcccccccctgccctgggtcGGGGTCTGCTGGTGTCCCGGCGcccccccctgccctgggtcGGGGTCTGTTGGTGTCCCGGTGCCCCCCTGCCCTAGGTCGGGGGTGGGTCTGTTGGTGTCCCGGCGCCCCCCTGCCCTAGGTCGGGGGTGGGTCTGTTGGTGTCCCGGCGCCCCCCTGCCCTAGGTCGGGGGTGGGTCTGTTGGTGTCCCGGCGCCCCCCTGCCCTAGGTCGGGGGTGGGTCTGTTGGTGTCCCGGTGCCCCCCCCTGCCCTAGGTCGGGGGTGGGTCTGTTGGTGTCCcggtgcccccccagccctgggtcggGGTCTGTCTGTCCCGCCGCCCCCCCCGCCCGCTCTGGGTCAGGGTGGGTCTGTCAGTGTCCTGGCGCCCCCCCGCCCTAGGTCGGGGGTGGGTCTGTTGGTGTCCCAGcgcccccctgccctgggtcGGGGGTGGGTCTGTTGGTGTCCTGGCGcccccccctgccctgggtcGGGGTCTGTTGGTGTCCCGGCGCCCCCCCGCCCTGGGTCGGGGGTGGGTCTGTTGGTGTCCCGGCGCCCCCCCCTGCCCTAGGTTGAGGGTGGGTCTGTTGGTGTCCCGGCGCCCCCCCGCCCTGGGTCGGGGGTGGGTCTGTTGGTGTCCCGGCGCCCCCCTGCCCTAGGTCGGGGGTGGGTCTGTTGGTGTCCCGGcgcccccctgccctgggtcGGGGTGTGTCTGTCCCGGCGCCCCCCCCGCCCTGGGTCGGGGTCTGTCCGTCCCGGCGCCCCCCGGCCCTCGTGACCCCGGCGTGCgtctctccctgcagccagtgGCGGGCGGACCCCGAGGCGCGGGCAGGGCTGCCGGGCTGGGCGCCGGGCGAGCGGGCGGCGCTGGCTGAGGAGCTGAGCGACGTGCTGCTCTACCTGGTGTCGCTGGCCCAGCAGTGCCGggtggacctgccccgcgccgcCCTGCGCAAGCTGGACCAGAACCGGGCCCGGTACCCGGCCGACCGCGCCCACGGCTCGGCCCGCAAGTACACCCACTACCAGGCCGGCCCCACGGACGCCCAGCGCCGGGACGGACCCACggacccctgctgcccccaggacTGACGGCCGGGCACAGACAGACGACTCAAACTGTGCAGAGAGATGGGGTGtgtccccccaaccccaccacttcagcaccccccagctcccccatacCTACAGcaaccccctgtgcccccagttTATcaaccccccatcccatcccagccCACGCCCCACCTGTCACCCAGGGCCCCCCAAAGTTCAGCCctgagtctctctctttcttggtgTTTTTAAGTAATAAAAACCTTCTCTTTTGGGGGAGGCCCGGTTCTCTGTTGTGTCCATTCTGggggctcccctctccccacaagtgtgctgctgtgggccaaaaagaagGGGGGTCATGCTCCCCCAAACAGACACAGGGAGCAGTGGTGCAAACACGGGGTGAGTTTATTGAAGGAGGCATTAGGGGCAAAGCCAGGAAGGGGGAGAACATGGGGTGATTGTGGAAACAGGGAATTTAGGAGCCTGGGGGGCTCTGGCGAGCAGGGATCTGGGGGGCTGCGAGTGCTGCTTAGCAGGCTGCCCCAGAGAATTGCCCCCGTCCCTTCTGCTGCTCCATGTGGGGTAGTGCCCCCGGGGGGACCCCGAAATCCTCACAGGGCAGCCGACTGCTCCCCCTGGCTCTGCTGCATCTGGGCCTGCATCTTCTGCAGCATTTCCTGCATCCGGCGCAGCTGGGGGGAGCAAGACAAGGGGGGAGAGGTGAGACATGGCTGCTTGGGAATGGGGGACCCCTCAGCCGGCGCTGGGATGCAGCcccactggggcaggggctgggtgtaaTGGAgggcagcccccctccccccaaaatcctGTGCCCTGCTCACCTCTTCGTCCTTCTCCCGGATCAGTTTCTCCGTCTCCAGCGGCAGCAGCGGGAGCTCCGTGGCGCTTTGCCGGGACAGTTTCCTGGGGGGAGGAGATGGGtcagggggaggtggggctgagtGGCCCCCATTGTGCCTAGGTTCATGTCAAGCCCGGCTGCCTCCATCCCTGTTGCCCCCAACTCTGCCTGTTGCGCCCATCCCCgccaccccccatccctgccccctgcactgcctgctgccccccgtccctgcccccatccccgcctgctgccccccatccccgctgtccccgtccctgcccccatctatccctgctgccccccgtccctgcccccatctctgcatgctgccccccatccccgctgtccccgtccctgcccccagttctgcctgctgccccccgtccctgcccccagctctgcctgctgccccccatccccgctgtccccgtccctgcccccagctctgcctgctgcccccatccccgctgccccctgtccctgccccccatccctgctgttgccatccctgcccccagctctgcctgcttcccccatCCCCGCTGTCCccgtccctgcccccagctctgcctgcttcccccatccccaccaccccccatccctgcccccagctctgcctgctgccccccatccccgctgtccccgtccctgcccccagctctgcctgcttcccccatccccaccaccccccatccctgcccccagctctgcctgctgccccccatccctgctgtccctgtccccagctctgcctgctgccctcatccccgctgccccccatccctgctgtcccccatccctgcccccagctctgcctgctgcccccatccccgctgccccccgtccctgcccccagctctgcctgcttcccccatcctcaccaccccccatccctgcccccagctctgcctgctgccccccatccccgctgtccctgtgcctgcccccagctctgcccgctgccccccatccctgcccccagctctgcctgctgcccccatccccgctgccccccgtccctgcccccagctctgcctgctgccccccatccccgctgccccccatccccgctgccccccatccctgctcccagctctgcctgctgccccccatccccgctgccccccatccctgctcctagCTCTGCCCGCGGCTCCCGGCCCCCCCGGCGCGGGCTCACATGCGGCTGGCGCGGTCGCGGGCGCCCACGCGGCTCAGGCTCTGGATGCACTGCGCCCGGTAGTTCTCGTAGTGAATCTCCTGGGTCACCTCCTTCAGGTCGTGCATGTGCGTCCGCACCAGCATCGTGCGCAGCTTCAGGAAGTCGCAGTGCGCCGGGTTCTCCACTGGGGGACGACAGAgtcctggggctgctgctcccccctctgccccctggtGCCCCCCACTGACCCTCTCTGCCCTCTGGCATATCCTGCCACCGACAGacccccctctgctcctggcacctgcctgtgcccccactgacccccctctgccccctggtgcccccctatgccccccactgaccccctggTGCCCCCCACTGACCCTCTCTGCCCTCTGGCACCTCCTGCCACCGACAGacccccctctgctcctggcacctgcctgtgcccccactgacccccctctgccccctggtgccccctatgccccccactgaccccctggTGCCCCCCACTGACCCTCTCTGCCCTCTGGCACCTCCTGCCACCGACagacccccctctgccccccactgaCCTCCTCTACCCCCTGGTGCTCCCCACtgaccccctctgctcccagcacccccctgtgcccccactgaccccctctgccccctggtGCCCCCCACTGACCCTCTCTGCCCTCTGGCATCTCCTGCCACCGACAGacccccctctgctcctggcacctgcctgtgcccccactgacccccccctgccccctggtgcccccctatgccccccactgaccccctctgcaccctgatgcCCCCACTGACCCTCTCTCCTTCTGGCACCCCCCTGatgccccccactgacccccctctgccccctggtGTCCCCCACTGACTCCCTCTGGTCCTGGCACCCCCCTCTGCCCTTGGCCTCCCCCACTGGTCCCTCTGCCCCCTGGCacctccctctgccatgtactgaCCCCTTCTGACTCCTGGTGCCCTCAACTGACCCTCTCTGCCCCTGGCATCTCCCTCCACCGACagaccccctctgccccccactgaccccctctGCTCCTGGCACCTCCCTCAGCCCGCCACTGACCCCCTGgtgccccccactgaccccctttTCCCCCGGCACCCTCGtctgccccccactgaccccctctgctcccggcacccccctctgcctcccactaaccccctctgctccccactaaccccctctgccccctggtGACCCCCACTGACCCCTCTGCTCCCAGCATCCCCCTTCTGCCCCTCACTGACTCCTCTGCCCCCTGGCacctccctctgccatgtactgaCCCCTTCTGACTCCTGgtgccccccactgacccctcTGTGCCCTggcaccccctctgcccctggcctcCTGCAGTTCCCCCCTctgaccccagtgcacccccaACTCTTCTGCCTGGTGCCCCACACTGACCCCCTGACCCCTCTGACCTCCGGTACTCCCAGGCACTACCCACTGACCCATCTGCCTCCCAGTGTCCCCTACCAACCCCTGgcaccccccactgaccccctctTCCCCTGGTGCTACCCAGTGCCCCCTGACACCCCCCCGTGTGAGCCAATGaccccagcaccccctacttatccccccactccctggtgcCCAGCTGACCCCCAGCGCTCCCTAGCCCCTCACtacactccccctgccccacaatgcccctacagccccctACTGCCCCACCGAGGCCCCCAGCGCCCCCTACCTTCCACCGCCCCCCAGGGGTACGTGCGGCCCCGGAAAGCCTTTTCCTTGGTCTCCCGGACGATGTCATTGGAGCCAACCACGGCGAACGGGATGCtgcgctgggagggggaggaagcagaggaagGGGGGTCATGGGGTGTCCAGGGCCCCCCTTTTCCTGTAGCCCCCCcaactctctcctcccccccccccgtgctggGCCCTTCTCACCTTCAGCTCCGCGTCCTGGGCCTTGAATTCCTCGTCCTCGTCTGAGTCGCAGTCGGGGAACTGGTAGATGCTGATGGCAttttcctccagctcctgccGGATCTGGGGGTGTTGGGGGGCAAGTGTCACCCTAAAACCCTCATGAGCAACACAGACCCATCCTCCACCCCTGTGGGAGAAGCCAGGGGCCTGGGGGTTCAGCAGGGATGGAGGGGGTCACCAGGGAAATCAGGGTACAGGAAGATGTGGTTGGGGAATCGGGGGAATTTGGGGTACAGGGTGATGTGGGCTGGGATTGGGATACATGGAGGGAAatttggggtgcagagggatgtGGGGTTGAGCAGCAAATttagggtgtgggggtgtggCTTCAAATTGGGAGggacttggggtgcagggggaggggctttcTGTTGAGGAGGGATATGGTGGTGcagggaagagggttgggatTGGGAGAAATTTGGGGTGCAAGGAGAGAAATCTGGGTCACCGGGGCAGGCTGTGAGGACtggggaggaatttggggtgcagggggctgtggcAATCATGGGGAATTTGGGGTGCATGAAGAGGGTTGGGGATATGGGTTGGGATGGGGCACtatttggggtgcagggggatatgGGACACGTGGGCTGGGGGAGCCTGTCCCCCTCTAGAAGCCCCCCCAACTCTCACCTTCTCCTTCATGGCCCCCACCTCCCGGGGGGTCAGCGCGTCGGCTCGGCCGATCACCGGCACGATGTTCACCTTGTGCTGCACGGCCCGCAGGAACGCCACGTCCAGGGGGCGCAGCCTGGGGGGGGCGGAGAGTGAGGCACCCCCAAATagcctctgtgccccccacatccctccagtgcccccccagtgcccccaccgTCCCTCAGCCCACCAAGGGTCCCTAtgtgcccccagcacccccacattCCCAAGTGACCCCCAAATAATCTAGTGTCCCCTGGTGCCCCGAGAGGACCCCCCCAGTACACCTCCAATCCCCAGCACCCCATGTGACCCCCTCCCAGTGCCCCAATGCACCCCAAAGCTCCCCTGCCTTGTCTCAGCCCCCACAACCACCAGTGCCCCCCAGGCCCAGCAGCCCCCGTACCCATGGCCGAAGGGCGAGAGGAAGTAGAGGCAGCAGTGCACTCGCCCATCTGTGATGTTCTTCCGATTCAGCCCGCTCTCGTCCCGGAAGAACTGCTCGAACTGCTGGTCAATATAGTCCACTATGGACCCCCAGCTGGGACCAGCCcgggggagcagaggaggggagggTTAGCGTGGGtctcccacagtgcactgctccaccAGCCCCTCTCCAGGCCCaaatctcccctctcccccccacacctcagtCTCTGCTGGTCTATATAGGGCAGTATGGACCCCCCCAGCTGGGATGCCCATTGTGAGGGGTTAGAGTCTGTGTCCTACAAGGCAGTGCTCTgacagcctccctccctcccataacgtcccccaggatccctgctgaTCCATATAGTCCAGTATCAACTCCCAGCAAGGaccaggcctggggaggggttAGAGCCTgtgtcccacaatgcactgcactgacacaccccacccccatgctcccaatttctgcccttcccccacgaatttcctctcctcccctcccaggatcTCTACTGTACTGGTCAGTATAGTTCAGTATGGGCCCTCAGCTGAGAccagcccaggggaagggggaggttggTAAGGggttcccacaatgcactgctctgcCACTCCCTCAAAAGTTCCCCATTCCTGCCAGTCTATACAGTCCTCTATGGTCTCCCAACTGGGACTGGTCTGGgggagaagaaaggagggggCTTCGTGagtgtatcccacaatgcactgctccatCCTTCCCCTATCCCCCTCCCGGTCAATATAGTCCACTATGGACCGGCCTGGGCAagtgtgccccccgcccccccccctcaccagtcAGCGTTGTCCACAGCGTCCCCAAAGCCCGGGGTGTCCACGACGGTGAGTTTCACCCGGACGCCGCCCTCCTCCAGCTCCACAGCGCGTCGCTCGATCACCAGGGTCTGTGGGATGCGCGCTGGGGGGGGGACGGGGTCAGTGCCGGGCGGGGgcctggctccccccaccccgataCACCCCTGGGTgctgccccactccagccgcATCCCAGTACacccctggctcctgccctgcccctcctgtgcccccaacTCACCCCCCAATTCacccccaactccccacccccccaatctCCCCACTACACCCCCAGAtcaccccccaactcccagcccccagccccctcactcACCCCACTACACCCCAGATCACCCCACAGCCAATACTCCTGGCTCCTGCCCAACCCCTCTCGTGCCCCCAGACTcaccccaactccccaccccGTCACTCTCCCCACTACACCCCCAGATCACCCCCCAactcccatcccccatccccctcactcaCCCCACTACACCCCCAGAtcaccccccaactcccagcccccagccccctcactcACCCCACTACACCCCCAGATCACCCCACCCAACTCCACAGCCAATACTCCTGGCTCCTGCCCAACCCCTCTCGTGCCCCCAGACTcaccccaactccccaccccctcattcTCCCCACTACACCCCCAGAtcaccccccaactcccagccccctcactcACCCCACTACACCCCAGATCACCCCACCCAACTCCACAGCCAAtactcctggctcctgtcctccCCTCTCGTGCCCCCAGActcacccccccaactccccaccccccagccccctcactcACCCCACTACACCCCCAGATCACCCCACCCAACTCCGCAGCCTCGACACACCTCTGGGTCCCGCCCCACACCAGCCTCCTCACTCACCCCCAATACCCCCTGGGGttctgcctcccccccaccctcacacaGCCCTGGGTCCCGCCCCCACTCACCCTGGGCATCCAGCAGGGTCCGATCCTTGTACAGATCCGTCAGGAACAGGCTGTCGATCAGCGTTGACTTCCCCAGCCCAGACTCCCCTGCAGGGAGGGGCGGgggtgagccaggactcctgggttctctctcagttctgggagggcagtgggggctggtgggttagagcagggggcctgggagccaggactcctgggttctctctgttCTGGGAGGGGCGAGGGGTctagtgggtcagagcagggggcctgggagccaggactcctgggttctctctcagttctgggaggggagtggggtctagtgggttagagcaggggggctgggagccaggactcctgggttctgtccccggctttgggaggggagtgggggctggtggttagagcaaggggggctgggagccaggactcctgggttctctcccagctctgggagtggagtgggggcaggtgggttagagtgggggggctgTAGCGGCATATGGGGTTTAAGCCTTTACCTGCCACCATCAGAGTAAAGTCGAATCCCTTCTTCACAGATTTCCgatgcagctggttggggagGGTGGCGAACCCGACATATTCCTTATcctgagacagagagagcctgggtCTGGGGCCCTCAGAccagcagcagcacccaggagtcctggctcccggctccCACCCCGCTCTCACCCaccagacctcactcccctcccagagctggggagagaacccaggagtcctggctcccagcccccctgctctaacccaccagacctcactcccctcccagagccgggcagagaacccaggagtcctggctcctggcccctcTCCACCCTGatctggggatagaacccaggagtcctggctcccagcccccccagctctcacccaccagacctcactcccctcccagagcctgggagagaacccaggagtcctggctcctggcccctcTCCACCCTGatctggggatagaacccaggagtcctggctcccagccccccagctctaacccaccagaccccactcccctcccagagcccagagagaacccaggagtcctggctcccagcacagcccaggagggggcactgtgggggcgCAGGGCAGAGGCGCTGGCTGAGGAGAAGCTCCTGGCTCCCCTAGCCCTGGCctcgcccagcagggggtgctgcgggcagtggggcaggagggccGGGGATACGCCGTGGGGTGCTCACCATGGCGGCGTCTACGCTGCTTTGAGCTCTGGCTGCACCTGGCCGCGTCTGCTCTGCCCACTTCCTCTCGCACCGAGCAGCAAAAGGAAACCGTGACGCGCCCGCGGCTGCCCTCCCATTGGCCACCCCACCCCGcgctcccctggcaggcagggctggcccctgTGAGGCAGTaggaggcgctgtgctgcagggagcaaggtggggggcccagcagggggcgctccccCTCGACAATCCTGGCTGGGCCTGGTGGGGCGCCAAGACAGACGGACACACAGGGAGCCCTTTTCTCTCATCCTGTGTTAATTGGCTTCCTGCCCAGACCCACGCCGAGCTCCCCACTCAGCCGTCTCCTCACGCTGGCGACTAAGGAAAATCCGCCAGAGCCTTGCAGTGGGGCGCTGGCCCCAGagagacccaggctctgagctgTCCCAGAGGGGCCCAGACTTGGAGGGAACCGAGCTAGAAAGAAGGATCTGACCAGCAGCCCTGGgtcagacccatgggcccatctagcccggtatcccgCCTCCTCCCTCACACCATTCCCCGGCTCAGACCCATGGGCCCAGCCAGTTTTAGGGGACAGGGGAATGGCtatagggggcaggg
Coding sequences:
- the DCTPP1 gene encoding dCTP pyrophosphatase 1 is translated as MAGARGEGSQGAQSHLKISEAEDPGAEGGTPGEFTFSADPSLEDIRRLQAEFVAERGWGRFHQPRKLLLALVGEVGEVAELFQWRADPEARAGLPGWAPGERAALAEELSDVLLYLVSLAQQCRVDLPRAALRKLDQNRARYPADRAHGSARKYTHYQAGPTDAQRRDGPTDPCCPQD
- the SEPTIN1 gene encoding septin-1 isoform X2, which gives rise to MDKEYVGFATLPNQLHRKSVKKGFDFTLMVAGESGLGKSTLIDSLFLTDLYKDRTLLDAQARIPQTLVIERRAVELEEGGVRVKLTVVDTPGFGDAVDNADCWGSIVDYIDQQFEQFFRDESGLNRKNITDGRVHCCLYFLSPFGHGLRPLDVAFLRAVQHKVNIVPVIGRADALTPREVGAMKEKIRQELEENAISIYQFPDCDSDEDEEFKAQDAELKRSIPFAVVGSNDIVRETKEKAFRGRTYPWGAVEVENPAHCDFLKLRTMLVRTHMHDLKEVTQEIHYENYRAQCIQSLSRVGARDRASRMKLSRQSATELPLLPLETEKLIREKDEELRRMQEMLQKMQAQMQQSQGEQSAAL
- the SEPTIN1 gene encoding septin-1 isoform X1: MGQPRIQEPWGSSPGCQRCITGSRLGWFGHKEPRIWGTLHGTDSSTDMPTRGLSVPAGQRKCPASGEAQGLAETRPWMETLCGEQRTLLGDKEYVGFATLPNQLHRKSVKKGFDFTLMVAGESGLGKSTLIDSLFLTDLYKDRTLLDAQARIPQTLVIERRAVELEEGGVRVKLTVVDTPGFGDAVDNADCWGSIVDYIDQQFEQFFRDESGLNRKNITDGRVHCCLYFLSPFGHGLRPLDVAFLRAVQHKVNIVPVIGRADALTPREVGAMKEKIRQELEENAISIYQFPDCDSDEDEEFKAQDAELKRSIPFAVVGSNDIVRETKEKAFRGRTYPWGAVEVENPAHCDFLKLRTMLVRTHMHDLKEVTQEIHYENYRAQCIQSLSRVGARDRASRMKLSRQSATELPLLPLETEKLIREKDEELRRMQEMLQKMQAQMQQSQGEQSAAL